Proteins encoded by one window of uncultured Draconibacterium sp.:
- a CDS encoding GIY-YIG nuclease family protein: MHTVYALFSKDYNKIYIGITSDLEKRLFTHNNLPKGWTAKFRPWIIIYTEEFDSKKEALQREKQLKSARGREFIWKMINTEIS, from the coding sequence ATGCATACTGTTTATGCCCTTTTCTCGAAAGACTACAACAAGATATATATTGGAATAACCTCTGACCTGGAAAAACGACTATTTACTCACAATAACCTTCCCAAAGGTTGGACGGCAAAATTCCGACCCTGGATTATTATATACACCGAAGAATTCGATTCAAAAAAGGAAGCGCTGCAAAGAGAAAAGCAGCTTAAATCAGCCAGAGGAAGGGAATTTATATGGAAAATGATTAATACTGAAATTTCGTAG
- the metK gene encoding methionine adenosyltransferase: MNYLFTSESVSEGHPDKVADQISDALLDQILAFDANSKVAIETLVTTGQVVVAGEVKSQAYVDVQEVTRNVINQIGYTKAAYRFDGDSCGVLTAIHEQSDDINRGVDREEKTEQGAGDQGMMFGYACKDTENYMPLTLDLSHKILQELAVIRREGKVMTYLRPDSKSQVTVEYNEMNEPVKIHTIVVSTQHDEFDADEPMLAKIKEDVINILIPRVKAQLSEDVQALFGNDIIYHVNPTGKFVIGGPHGDTGLTGRKIIVDTYGGRGAHGGGAFSGKDPSKVDRSAAYASRHIAKNLVAAGVADEILVQLAYAIGVAQPVGVYVNTYGRSNVSVSDGEIAEKVKAIFDLRPAAIEERLKLRNPIYLDSAAYGHMGREPKTVTKTFESPYNGEVTKELELFTWEKLDFVDTIKETFGL; the protein is encoded by the coding sequence ATGAATTATTTATTTACAAGCGAATCAGTATCGGAAGGTCACCCTGATAAGGTAGCCGACCAGATTTCAGACGCACTACTCGACCAGATTCTGGCTTTTGATGCCAACTCGAAAGTGGCTATCGAAACCCTGGTTACAACCGGTCAGGTAGTTGTTGCCGGCGAGGTAAAATCGCAGGCTTATGTTGATGTGCAGGAAGTTACACGAAACGTAATTAACCAAATTGGATACACCAAAGCGGCGTATCGTTTTGATGGCGATTCGTGCGGAGTTTTAACCGCTATTCACGAACAAAGCGACGACATTAACCGTGGTGTTGATCGTGAAGAAAAAACGGAACAAGGTGCGGGCGACCAGGGAATGATGTTTGGCTATGCCTGTAAAGACACCGAGAATTACATGCCTTTGACACTCGACCTGTCGCACAAAATTTTGCAGGAACTGGCTGTTATTCGCCGCGAGGGGAAAGTGATGACGTATTTGCGCCCGGATTCAAAATCGCAGGTAACTGTGGAGTACAACGAAATGAACGAGCCGGTTAAAATTCACACCATTGTGGTATCAACACAACACGACGAATTTGATGCCGACGAACCAATGCTGGCAAAAATTAAAGAGGATGTAATCAACATTCTTATTCCTCGTGTAAAAGCACAGCTGTCAGAAGATGTTCAGGCCTTATTTGGCAACGACATTATTTACCATGTAAATCCAACTGGTAAATTTGTTATTGGCGGGCCACATGGTGATACCGGTTTAACAGGACGAAAAATTATTGTCGATACATACGGTGGACGCGGCGCTCATGGAGGCGGTGCTTTCTCTGGTAAAGACCCATCGAAAGTTGACCGCTCGGCTGCTTATGCATCGCGCCATATTGCCAAAAATCTTGTAGCAGCAGGTGTTGCCGACGAGATTCTGGTACAATTGGCATATGCTATTGGTGTTGCGCAGCCAGTGGGTGTTTATGTAAATACTTATGGTCGATCGAATGTAAGTGTAAGCGATGGCGAAATTGCGGAAAAAGTAAAAGCTATTTTCGATCTTCGTCCGGCAGCTATTGAAGAACGATTAAAGTTGCGCAATCCAATTTATCTGGATTCTGCTGCTTACGGACACATGGGACGCGAGCCAAAGACAGTAACTAAGACTTTCGAGTCGCCATACAACGGAGAAGTTACCAAAGAATTGGAACTGTTTACCTGGGAAAAGCTCGATTTTGTAGACACGATTAAAGAGACTTTCGGACTCTAG
- a CDS encoding glycosyltransferase family 2 protein, translating to MYPEISVILPFYNAELTLQRAIDSILKQSFTNFELLLVNNNSTDKSAAIAGQAGQNDSRIVLLDEKIPGVANAMNCGLKNARGRFISRMDADDLAHPEKLQMQYEYLENNPSIDFVGSEVEYVPHIAENKGFRRFVNWANSFHTPEEIALKQFIEIPVINPTIFFRRELYEKYGGCRDGNFPEDYEMQLRYLCHGAKMAKLPEKLLEWHDYSTRLTRTDERYSTEAFFQTKAFYFKQWSEQHNPFHPNIWIWGAGRKTRQRSTFLEKQGLKIEGLIDIKKTKPDAVFYKDLPQSGQLFIVSMVTNTGARQKISAFLKERNYCAGKDFILMG from the coding sequence ATGTATCCTGAAATTTCAGTCATACTGCCTTTTTATAATGCCGAACTCACGTTGCAGCGCGCCATCGATAGTATTTTAAAACAGAGTTTCACCAACTTCGAACTGCTTTTAGTAAACAACAACAGCACAGATAAAAGTGCTGCAATTGCCGGGCAGGCCGGGCAAAACGATTCGCGTATTGTTTTGCTCGACGAAAAAATTCCGGGTGTTGCCAATGCCATGAACTGCGGATTAAAAAATGCCCGTGGCCGCTTCATTTCCCGTATGGATGCTGATGATCTAGCTCATCCTGAAAAACTACAAATGCAATACGAGTATCTCGAGAATAATCCGTCAATTGACTTTGTAGGCAGCGAAGTTGAATATGTTCCGCACATCGCAGAGAATAAAGGTTTCCGACGTTTTGTAAACTGGGCGAACTCGTTTCATACGCCTGAAGAAATTGCGCTGAAGCAGTTTATTGAGATTCCGGTAATAAATCCAACCATCTTTTTCCGGCGCGAACTATACGAAAAATATGGAGGTTGCCGCGACGGCAATTTCCCGGAGGATTACGAAATGCAACTGCGCTACCTGTGCCACGGAGCAAAAATGGCTAAACTACCCGAAAAGCTGCTGGAGTGGCACGACTATTCAACACGACTAACCCGCACCGATGAGCGTTATTCCACCGAAGCTTTTTTTCAAACCAAAGCCTTCTATTTTAAGCAGTGGTCGGAACAACACAATCCGTTTCACCCCAATATTTGGATTTGGGGAGCCGGGCGCAAAACCCGCCAACGAAGCACTTTTCTTGAAAAACAAGGATTGAAAATTGAAGGTTTGATAGACATCAAAAAGACAAAACCGGATGCTGTCTTTTATAAAGATCTTCCTCAATCCGGTCAGCTTTTTATTGTGTCGATGGTAACGAATACCGGTGCCAGACAAAAGATCAGTGCATTCCTGAAAGAGAGAAACTATTGCGCGGGCAAGGATTTTATTTTAATGGGTTGA
- the gldA gene encoding gliding motility-associated ABC transporter ATP-binding subunit GldA yields MIVETQNITKLFGKQKALDSISFTVNTGELVGFLGPNGAGKSTTMKIITGYLPQDEGDILIDGQKVSGQNLEYKKQIGYLPEHNPLYTDLYVKEFLEITAGFYHLKNKKQRVAEMIELTGLGIEQHKKIRALSKGYRQRVGLAQVLIHDPSILILDEPTTGLDPNQLEEIRTLIRQISKEKTVILSSHIMQEVEAVCNRVLIINKGKIVADGNIKDVKAGINIQNQIVVAGFKEQVSEEQLLQITGVNSVAQNELGWEIEAGAETDIRQNIFQFAVENNFTLLTLFEKQQNLENVFHQLTR; encoded by the coding sequence ATGATAGTTGAAACACAGAATATCACAAAATTGTTTGGAAAGCAGAAAGCACTCGATTCGATTAGCTTTACTGTAAACACAGGCGAACTGGTAGGTTTTTTAGGACCAAACGGAGCCGGAAAATCTACCACAATGAAGATTATTACCGGCTATCTTCCGCAAGATGAAGGTGATATTTTAATCGATGGACAAAAAGTTTCGGGGCAAAACCTCGAATATAAGAAGCAAATTGGCTACCTGCCCGAGCATAATCCGCTTTACACCGACCTATACGTAAAAGAGTTTTTAGAGATTACTGCCGGATTTTACCACCTGAAAAATAAAAAACAGCGTGTTGCAGAAATGATTGAACTTACCGGACTGGGAATTGAGCAACACAAAAAAATACGAGCCCTTTCGAAAGGTTACCGCCAGCGTGTGGGATTGGCACAGGTGCTTATTCACGATCCGTCGATTTTGATATTGGATGAGCCAACAACCGGTCTCGACCCTAACCAGCTGGAAGAAATTCGCACTTTGATCCGGCAGATAAGTAAAGAAAAAACAGTAATTCTGTCGTCGCATATTATGCAGGAAGTAGAAGCTGTTTGCAATCGCGTACTGATAATCAACAAAGGGAAAATTGTTGCTGATGGCAATATCAAGGATGTAAAAGCCGGAATCAACATTCAAAATCAAATTGTGGTTGCCGGTTTTAAAGAACAGGTTTCGGAAGAACAGCTTTTACAAATTACGGGTGTAAACAGCGTTGCTCAGAATGAACTGGGATGGGAAATTGAAGCAGGAGCTGAAACCGATATCCGGCAGAACATTTTTCAGTTTGCCGTTGAGAACAACTTTACGCTACTTACTCTTTTTGAAAAGCAACAAAACCTGGAGAACGTTTTTCATCAGCTAACTCGCTAA
- the ispG gene encoding (E)-4-hydroxy-3-methylbut-2-enyl-diphosphate synthase, translated as MKDRNFNYIKDLTRYQRQETIEVNIGGVPVGSNQPIRIQTMTDTNTTDTEATIEQIIRVVKAGADYVRVTVKGMSDAESLKIIKKELVDRGYNTPLIADIHFNPKLAEVAAQYVSKVRINPGNFYDKRAQFKNKIYTDVEYNQELDIIEKQFVPFIQMLKDTKTAMRIGANHGSLSDRVMSRYGDTPAGIAESVMEFLRICKKQDFNNVVVSIKSSNTRVMVYTVRLLNFKMRLEDMKFPIHLGVTEAGEGEDGRIKSAVGVGALLADGIGDTVRISLTEAPLNEIPVALKLVNHFKRYQNHEPISAPMIAQTNPFEYERRDTRPVLNMGGQELPVVIADLGDRSLREMIPIRGKLVPDYFISGNKILDIEGEEYPVITLEEYLFESTRWGRMKFIRTNKAEFDRFMDMHPEIIMKLKQTRKTVLILESYNANPMAELRAFFMSLETHIWKVPVVLYRRYNESRLDDLQITASADLGGLLIDGYGDGICLSNDNENITFTELKDLSFAILQASRMRVTKTEFVSCPGCGRTLFNLQETTRAVKAHFKHLDHLKIGIMGCVVNGPGEMGDVDYGFVGAGNNKVNLYKGLKPIKRHIPYENAVEELEQLIRENGDWKDPED; from the coding sequence ATGAAGGATCGTAATTTCAACTATATAAAAGATTTAACCCGCTATCAACGACAAGAAACAATAGAAGTAAATATTGGAGGAGTTCCTGTTGGGAGTAATCAGCCTATCCGAATTCAAACAATGACCGATACCAACACCACGGATACGGAAGCTACAATTGAGCAGATAATCCGTGTGGTAAAGGCGGGTGCCGACTATGTTCGTGTAACGGTTAAAGGAATGTCGGATGCCGAAAGTCTTAAAATTATTAAGAAAGAATTGGTTGACAGAGGGTATAATACTCCGTTGATTGCTGATATTCATTTCAATCCTAAATTAGCAGAAGTAGCTGCGCAATACGTTTCGAAAGTTCGGATAAATCCCGGAAATTTTTACGATAAACGAGCTCAGTTCAAAAATAAAATCTACACCGACGTAGAATACAACCAGGAGCTTGACATTATTGAAAAGCAGTTTGTACCGTTTATTCAGATGCTGAAAGATACCAAAACCGCAATGCGAATTGGTGCCAATCACGGATCGCTTTCCGACAGGGTAATGAGCCGTTACGGCGATACACCGGCGGGTATTGCTGAATCGGTGATGGAATTTCTGCGCATTTGTAAAAAGCAGGATTTTAATAATGTTGTTGTTTCGATCAAATCGAGTAATACACGCGTAATGGTTTACACCGTGCGTTTGCTGAACTTTAAAATGCGCCTCGAGGACATGAAATTCCCCATTCATTTGGGGGTAACTGAAGCCGGCGAAGGCGAAGACGGACGAATAAAATCAGCTGTGGGAGTAGGAGCTCTTCTTGCCGATGGAATTGGCGATACCGTGCGTATTTCGTTAACCGAAGCGCCGTTAAACGAAATTCCGGTGGCTTTAAAGCTTGTAAATCATTTTAAACGTTACCAGAATCACGAGCCAATTTCGGCACCAATGATTGCTCAGACCAATCCGTTTGAGTACGAACGACGAGATACCCGTCCGGTACTGAATATGGGTGGACAGGAGCTTCCGGTGGTAATTGCCGATTTGGGTGACAGAAGCCTGCGCGAAATGATACCGATCAGGGGAAAACTGGTTCCCGATTATTTTATTTCCGGCAATAAAATTCTTGATATCGAAGGTGAAGAATACCCGGTAATTACGCTCGAGGAATACTTGTTTGAAAGCACACGCTGGGGACGAATGAAATTTATTCGTACCAACAAAGCGGAGTTCGACCGTTTTATGGATATGCACCCCGAGATTATCATGAAATTGAAGCAGACCCGGAAAACGGTGCTTATTCTTGAAAGTTACAATGCTAATCCGATGGCCGAGTTGAGAGCGTTCTTTATGTCGCTTGAAACGCACATTTGGAAAGTGCCTGTTGTGCTTTACCGCCGATACAACGAAAGTCGTTTGGATGATCTTCAGATAACTGCTTCGGCCGACCTTGGAGGTTTGTTGATTGACGGATATGGCGATGGAATTTGTCTGTCGAACGACAACGAAAATATAACTTTCACCGAGCTGAAAGATTTGAGTTTTGCCATACTTCAGGCCAGCCGAATGCGTGTTACAAAAACCGAATTCGTGTCGTGCCCGGGTTGTGGACGAACCTTGTTCAATTTGCAGGAAACCACGCGTGCTGTAAAAGCACATTTTAAACATCTCGACCATTTAAAAATTGGTATTATGGGGTGCGTAGTAAACGGACCCGGCGAGATGGGAGATGTGGATTATGGTTTTGTGGGAGCCGGCAATAACAAGGTAAACCTGTATAAAGGGTTAAAGCCGATTAAACGTCACATTCCATACGAAAATGCTGTGGAAGAACTGGAGCAACTGATTCGCGAAAATGGCGACTGGAAAGATCCGGAAGATTAA
- a CDS encoding flavin reductase family protein yields MARTYWKPGTIVYPLPAVMVSCGENPEEYNIITIAWTGTINSDPPMCYISVRPGRHSYDIIKRTGEFVINLTTEKLAKATDWCGCRSGRKYNKWKEMNLTPAPAKMVKAPIIDESPVNIECRVKDIVELGSHHMFISEVVSVSVDDTYMNEEQAFSFSKANPLVYSHGHYFGMGKRIGKFGWSVEKKKTKKKRRKS; encoded by the coding sequence ATGGCACGAACGTACTGGAAACCCGGAACAATTGTTTATCCCTTACCAGCGGTAATGGTAAGTTGTGGCGAAAATCCTGAAGAATACAACATTATAACCATCGCCTGGACCGGCACCATAAACAGCGATCCGCCAATGTGTTATATTTCGGTTCGTCCGGGGCGCCATTCATACGATATAATTAAGCGAACCGGCGAATTCGTTATTAACCTCACTACCGAAAAGCTGGCAAAAGCAACCGACTGGTGTGGCTGCCGTTCGGGGCGCAAGTACAACAAATGGAAAGAGATGAACCTGACGCCCGCGCCTGCAAAAATGGTTAAAGCTCCAATAATCGATGAGTCGCCGGTAAACATCGAGTGTCGCGTAAAAGATATTGTGGAACTGGGCTCGCACCACATGTTTATCTCCGAGGTGGTAAGTGTTTCCGTCGACGATACGTATATGAATGAAGAACAGGCTTTCAGTTTTTCGAAAGCAAATCCTTTGGTATACAGCCACGGCCATTATTTCGGAATGGGAAAACGGATTGGCAAGTTTGGTTGGTCGGTCGAGAAAAAGAAAACGAAAAAGAAACGCAGGAAGTCATAA
- a CDS encoding M3 family metallopeptidase, giving the protein MKSIYLVALIFLMNLGMVTAQTNPLLGDFNTPHDAAPFDKIKNEHFMPAFEEGIKEGKADVDKIKNNPEAPTFENTIVALDEVGRLLTRTSGIFFNLMSSETNDELQSIAQEVSPMLTAFQNDISLDPVLFERIKAVYNKKEELDLTTEQQTLLENNYIGFVRSGANLSDADKEKFREYSTELSKLSLDFGENVLKETNNYELNITDENKLAGMPEGALEAAAGKAKAKDKEGWIFDISMPSYLPVMKYADNRELRKELYMAYNTKSFKGDEFDNQKNVKRIAELRLEMAKLLGYKNYADYVLERRMAMNADGVYGLLNDLYAASYKVAKEEKAEIEAYARKSGFEGDLMPWDWSYYSEKLKVEKFDLNDEMLKPYFELSSVIDGVFGLATELFGVTFKENKEIPVYNDEVTAYEVFDADGTFLSLFYTDFHPRPGKRGGAWMNDFKGQYMDNGVDSRPHVTIVMNFTRPTSSKPALLTFSEVETFMHEFGHALHGMLAKSTYASLSGTNVYRDFVELPSQIMENWAVEKDFLDRFAKHYETGEPIPAELVQKIVDSQNYLAGYLSIRQLSFGYLDMAWHTLEKPFAGDVKDFEEKAWKKTQIFPEIDGVCMSTQFGHLFAGGYAAGYYGYKWAEVLDADAFSVFKEKGLFNKDVAASFRKNILEKGGTEHPMILYKRFRGQEPTVDALLERSGLVEGHKTVNP; this is encoded by the coding sequence ATGAAGAGCATCTATTTAGTAGCACTAATTTTTTTAATGAATTTAGGAATGGTAACAGCACAAACAAATCCGTTACTCGGAGATTTTAATACACCGCATGATGCGGCACCTTTCGATAAGATTAAAAACGAGCATTTTATGCCGGCTTTCGAGGAGGGAATAAAAGAAGGCAAGGCCGATGTGGATAAAATCAAAAATAATCCGGAGGCACCAACTTTCGAAAACACCATCGTGGCATTAGACGAGGTTGGCCGTTTGTTAACACGTACATCGGGCATATTTTTTAACCTGATGAGCTCGGAAACCAACGACGAATTGCAGAGCATAGCACAAGAAGTATCGCCAATGCTTACAGCTTTTCAGAACGATATTTCGTTAGATCCTGTACTTTTTGAGCGCATAAAAGCCGTTTACAACAAAAAGGAAGAACTGGATTTAACTACCGAGCAACAAACGCTTCTGGAGAACAACTACATTGGTTTTGTGCGTAGCGGAGCAAATTTGTCGGATGCCGATAAGGAGAAATTCCGCGAGTACAGCACCGAGTTGTCGAAATTAAGTCTCGATTTTGGTGAGAACGTATTGAAAGAAACCAACAATTACGAGCTGAACATTACTGACGAAAATAAGCTGGCCGGTATGCCCGAAGGCGCATTGGAAGCAGCTGCCGGTAAAGCAAAAGCAAAGGATAAAGAAGGTTGGATTTTCGATATTTCGATGCCAAGCTACCTGCCGGTTATGAAATATGCCGATAACCGCGAATTGCGAAAAGAGCTCTATATGGCGTACAATACCAAATCGTTTAAAGGCGACGAATTCGACAACCAGAAAAACGTAAAACGAATTGCTGAGTTGCGCCTGGAAATGGCAAAACTTTTGGGTTATAAAAACTATGCCGATTACGTTTTAGAGCGCCGAATGGCAATGAATGCCGACGGTGTTTATGGTTTGCTTAACGACTTGTATGCAGCATCGTATAAGGTGGCAAAAGAAGAAAAAGCAGAGATTGAAGCTTATGCGCGCAAGAGTGGGTTCGAAGGCGATTTAATGCCTTGGGACTGGAGCTATTACAGCGAAAAACTAAAGGTTGAAAAATTCGATCTGAACGACGAAATGCTAAAACCTTATTTCGAGTTAAGCAGCGTAATCGATGGCGTTTTCGGATTGGCAACCGAGCTTTTTGGCGTAACGTTTAAGGAGAACAAAGAAATTCCGGTATATAACGACGAGGTTACTGCTTACGAAGTGTTTGACGCCGACGGAACTTTCCTTTCCCTGTTTTACACCGATTTTCACCCGCGCCCCGGAAAACGTGGTGGTGCCTGGATGAACGATTTTAAAGGGCAGTACATGGATAATGGCGTTGATTCACGTCCGCATGTAACCATTGTAATGAACTTTACTCGTCCGACCTCAAGCAAACCGGCGCTGCTAACGTTTAGCGAAGTGGAAACATTTATGCACGAATTTGGCCACGCACTGCACGGAATGCTGGCAAAATCAACTTATGCAAGTTTGTCGGGAACTAATGTTTACCGCGACTTTGTTGAGCTTCCATCTCAAATTATGGAAAACTGGGCGGTTGAAAAAGACTTCCTCGATCGTTTTGCAAAACATTACGAAACGGGGGAGCCTATTCCTGCAGAGTTGGTTCAGAAAATTGTTGATTCGCAAAATTACCTGGCCGGATATCTTTCAATTCGTCAGCTGAGTTTTGGTTATTTAGATATGGCCTGGCACACACTTGAAAAACCTTTCGCGGGTGACGTGAAAGATTTTGAAGAAAAGGCGTGGAAGAAAACACAGATCTTCCCCGAGATTGATGGCGTATGTATGAGTACACAATTCGGTCACTTGTTTGCCGGTGGTTACGCGGCCGGATATTACGGTTACAAATGGGCCGAAGTGCTGGATGCCGATGCATTTAGTGTGTTCAAAGAAAAAGGCTTGTTCAATAAAGATGTGGCTGCATCGTTCCGTAAAAACATTTTGGAAAAAGGAGGAACTGAGCACCCGATGATCCTTTACAAACGTTTCCGCGGGCAAGAGCCAACTGTTGATGCACTGCTTGAACGTAGCGGACTGGTTGAAGGTCATAAAACTGTAAATCCGTAA
- a CDS encoding DUF4348 domain-containing protein — MKSILIFAMFLVLLSSCNSIEPEDFDDFYERFHQDSLFQQSRLKFPIQGSYKDFDTTMEWTSSNWGFIRNTVSEIDSTEYDIIFKKSKRKVIEQINCKDCGLTFEIRFEVIDQKWYLTMRQDNNF, encoded by the coding sequence ATGAAATCTATTCTTATTTTTGCAATGTTTCTTGTATTGTTGTCATCTTGTAATAGTATTGAGCCAGAAGACTTTGATGATTTTTATGAAAGATTTCATCAAGATTCATTATTTCAGCAAAGTCGGTTGAAATTTCCAATTCAAGGTTCATACAAAGATTTCGACACTACCATGGAATGGACTTCTTCTAATTGGGGATTTATTAGAAATACAGTTAGCGAAATCGATTCTACGGAGTATGACATTATTTTCAAGAAATCGAAAAGAAAGGTTATCGAACAAATAAATTGTAAAGATTGCGGATTAACCTTTGAAATTAGATTTGAAGTAATTGACCAGAAATGGTATCTGACTATGCGACAAGATAATAACTTTTAG
- a CDS encoding transglycosylase domain-containing protein — MSETKKSFKKYIIIFWSIVALGIVSVFLLFFLIAKGKLGFMPSFEELENPQNILASEIYFEDGPTIDKYFNQENRTYVNYENLPPQLINALVATEDVRFYDHSGIDFRGLIRVVKGIVTNDTSSGGGSTLSQQLAKMLFPRDGFSSSIELVLRKFKEWVIAVKLERSYTKEEIILMYLNKYDYLNNAVGIRSAADVYFNVQPDSLQLHQAAMLVGMAKNSSLFNPVRRPDMVLQRRNVVLGQMEKYGYITPEEADSVKQLPLDLEYKKVDYKLGPAPYFREYLRLTLTAKKPERENYASWQEQKYIEDLDEWENNPLFGWCNKNKKPNGEPYNIYTDGLKIYTTLDSRMQKYAIEAVEQHLRYDLQPLFDGSMSDLDNPPFANNMSNEEVEDLLDREIRKSERYRVMNLRGKSFDEIKETFNKPVEMNVFKWSGEVDTLMTPMDSIKYYLKFFRSSFMAMDTESGKVKAYVGGPNYKHFMYDMVKGGKRQVGSTVKPFLYTLAMQNGLTPCTKVPYVSQQFIQWDGTIYEPKDSDVDPEMDGQMVTLKWGLANSKNRISAWVLKQYNPQAVVDVMKHMGIYSPIDPVNSMFLGVSDVTLYEMVGAFNTFTNLGVFIKPYFVTKIEDRHGNVIARFVPERHEAIDEQTAYLMLNLLQGVIDEGTGIRLRFSNLGRERVTEDYGSFTMPIAGKTGTTQNHSDGWFIGTTPKLTAGVWTGADLRSIHFKTIAAGQGANMALPIWGYFYKKVLADESIGYKEDEMEFKRPANFNINLDCDELENKNASPEEFNDFF; from the coding sequence ATGAGCGAGACAAAAAAAAGCTTTAAAAAATACATCATTATTTTCTGGTCGATCGTTGCACTGGGGATCGTTTCCGTTTTTCTTCTTTTCTTTCTGATAGCCAAGGGAAAGCTTGGATTTATGCCAAGTTTTGAAGAGCTGGAAAATCCGCAAAATATTCTGGCATCTGAAATCTATTTTGAAGACGGGCCCACCATTGATAAATATTTCAACCAGGAAAACCGAACCTACGTAAATTACGAAAATTTACCGCCACAATTAATTAATGCGTTGGTGGCAACTGAAGATGTACGTTTTTACGATCATTCGGGAATTGATTTTCGTGGGCTAATTCGCGTTGTTAAAGGAATTGTTACCAATGATACGAGTTCAGGAGGTGGAAGTACCCTAAGTCAGCAGCTGGCAAAAATGTTATTCCCGCGCGATGGATTTTCGAGTAGCATAGAGCTCGTTCTCCGAAAATTTAAGGAATGGGTTATTGCCGTAAAACTGGAGCGCAGTTACACCAAAGAGGAAATTATTTTGATGTATCTGAACAAATACGACTACCTGAACAACGCTGTGGGAATTCGTTCGGCAGCCGATGTATATTTTAATGTTCAGCCCGACTCATTACAACTCCACCAGGCAGCCATGTTGGTTGGAATGGCGAAAAACTCTTCGCTATTCAATCCGGTTCGTCGCCCCGATATGGTGTTGCAACGCCGCAACGTTGTGCTGGGACAGATGGAAAAATACGGTTACATTACTCCGGAAGAAGCGGATTCGGTAAAACAACTTCCGCTGGATTTAGAGTATAAAAAAGTAGATTATAAACTTGGTCCTGCTCCATATTTCCGCGAATACCTGCGTTTAACACTCACCGCCAAAAAACCCGAACGCGAAAATTATGCTTCGTGGCAGGAACAGAAATATATAGAAGACCTGGATGAATGGGAAAACAATCCCTTGTTTGGTTGGTGTAATAAAAACAAAAAACCCAACGGAGAACCTTACAATATTTATACGGATGGTTTAAAAATATATACCACCCTGGATTCGCGCATGCAGAAATATGCCATTGAAGCAGTTGAACAACACCTGCGTTACGACCTGCAACCTTTGTTCGACGGCAGCATGTCGGATCTTGACAATCCTCCGTTTGCCAACAATATGAGTAACGAAGAGGTTGAAGATTTGTTAGACCGCGAGATACGCAAAAGCGAACGGTACCGGGTAATGAATCTTAGAGGTAAAAGTTTCGATGAGATAAAGGAAACTTTTAACAAGCCGGTGGAAATGAACGTTTTTAAATGGAGCGGAGAAGTAGATACTTTGATGACTCCGATGGATTCAATAAAATATTACCTGAAATTCTTCCGCTCGTCGTTTATGGCTATGGATACTGAATCCGGGAAAGTAAAAGCTTATGTTGGCGGTCCCAACTACAAGCATTTTATGTACGACATGGTAAAAGGCGGAAAACGCCAGGTTGGTTCAACCGTTAAACCATTTTTGTACACGCTGGCCATGCAAAACGGACTTACTCCATGTACAAAAGTTCCATACGTAAGTCAACAGTTTATCCAGTGGGACGGCACTATTTACGAGCCAAAAGATTCGGATGTTGATCCGGAAATGGATGGACAAATGGTCACCTTAAAATGGGGGCTTGCCAACTCGAAAAACCGCATTTCGGCCTGGGTACTAAAACAGTACAATCCGCAGGCGGTAGTTGATGTAATGAAACACATGGGAATTTACAGCCCCATCGATCCGGTAAACTCGATGTTCCTTGGGGTATCGGATGTTACGCTTTATGAAATGGTTGGCGCGTTTAACACATTTACAAATTTGGGTGTATTTATAAAGCCCTATTTTGTTACAAAAATTGAAGACCGCCACGGCAACGTAATTGCACGTTTTGTTCCTGAGCGCCATGAGGCCATCGATGAACAAACCGCTTACCTGATGCTGAACTTATTGCAAGGAGTGATTGACGAAGGAACCGGAATTCGTTTACGGTTCTCAAATCTTGGAAGAGAACGCGTTACAGAAGATTATGGTAGTTTTACCATGCCCATTGCCGGGAAAACCGGAACCACACAAAACCACTCCGATGGCTGGTTTATCGGTACAACACCAAAGCTTACTGCTGGTGTTTGGACCGGTGCCGATTTACGAAGCATTCACTTTAAAACTATTGCAGCCGGACAAGGAGCCAATATGGCACTGCCAATATGGGGTTACTTTTATAAGAAGGTTTTAGCCGATGAATCAATCGGATACAAAGAAGACGAAATGGAATTCAAACGACCAGCCAACTTTAACATCAACCTCGATTGCGATGAACTGGAGAATAAGAATGCTAGTCCTGAAGAATTCAACGATTTCTTTTAA